The genomic region GATCATTGGTGTGGTTAGTGGTATAGATGTAAAATGAGGGAGTCATTGTCTCATTGAAGTGGCCAGCCAGCACCTCCAGTTTATCTTTGCAATCAGCAAAATCACAGCTCACATGCTGAAAGGCACATGCTGTAACTTGGTCCACGCAGGAGGAAAGAAATCGTCTCGGATCAGTATCCAGCCAATGCAGGGACTGCATATTATGCAGACACAAAATCAAATTTCATTCTTCCATTTCATCATCTGTGGCTTTAAGTGGGAGCTGGGATCACAGATGCCTTAAAACTTCCATGCTGCACATCCAGTTGCAGCATTAGGTATATAAATAACTTTTAAACCATCTTTAGCTCTTACTCAGGCCATGACACCCACTGCTGGAGAGATGGCATTGGGACATTCCGTGGTGTGGGTCTCTTGTAAAAAAGAGTCATATGAAGAAAGTACAAGTCTAAAAAGAAACCAGGTCACTGAATTCAACATGTTCagattaaaatataaatgcttGGGAGTACAGAGTGATGACAAGCTCTGAGAAACTACTTTGGTAGTTATTTCAATGAGACATGAAACAGAGAGTGAATGACTGAGTGAAGCAATAAAGAAATGTTACCACAATGGGTATGATATGACTACAGGATCAAAAACATAGGAATTATGTCAGCAACTGCATACTTGGCTCTGCTTGTATCTTTGTCTCATGTGTGCAACACTTCTGACATGGAAATTCACTTGTCCTCTACTGTAGAACCAAAGTTCTACCAGTAAACACTGGTAGAACTTTGTAAACAATtcagcagaattttctttcagtagaCCATTGACTTCAGAAAGCAgttatttggaaatattttgcaatattttgtcttctttgAGGTGAtatacttaatttttaaaaaatttacgTCCACTTTAGCAAGTATATGATCCTAAGCCCTTAAATAAGGGACTGTGATTTACATTACACATTCTTTCTTGGGATTTCaggaacaaatgtattttctggtctataaaataatttaccttttcttttgggttgaaaaggtaaaaaagtgAGATTGAAAGTGCCTGGCATCTTCACTCAATAGGCCCTTGGCAGTACAAGGATTGTGTTATTGTGTTCATCGCTGTTAGGGTTCATTACTTCTGGCATAACCTGGGGAGATGCTTTTACCAGAAATGGTTCTTAAACCTTTTTAAGATAAGTAGTCAAAAGGGAATAGTAAGAAACAGACCAAATACAGCATAATcgagaaaaagctttttcttaaaatgaaaaccCCATGATTTCAATAAACCagatttttccttcagaatgCCTTTAGCTATCCCAGAAGCATTCTGATGAAAATTTAAGTGTGATAATTGGAAAAAGCTGGTCCTTTGTCTTATGATTTCTATTCCTTTTCCTGTCTAAACCTCTCTGAGGTCTTAGACCATGGAATGACATTACTCACTGCCTACTTTGTCTGTCCAAAGCTGGGAAACCTAGCCTGACTGATAAGCTGAGACTACAAAAGATGATAAAAACATAAACAAACATATGATAACTCAGCTGTGCATCGTGGTGCATTTTATAAATGAGCATTTTtgaattttaaactgaaaatttatAATTTACAACTTTGGTTTATCAACATTTTCTCCAATAGAATAAAATCTGTTTAAGCAGCTTCTCTGAAGTCAGTGATTATCAACAGGAGGATGCACTTACTGCTCTTCATGCTTCTTTCTGGAACTCAGGCCCACTATGAGCTCAGCTGGTTCTAAGAAGTGATGCTGCAGTGAAGCAGAGGAGTGCTCTGAGTATGACTGTGCTCCTCCTTCAGAAATTCCATGTTTAGTCTGAGAAGAAATAACATCTGAATCTGTACCCCGACCAGCAAACTGTTTCccatcaggtttttttttcatcctcaCTTCATTTTCAAGATAAATATTGAGCGCATTGGTGGAAGAAAAGTGATGGGTTGTGATACCTGCCAAACTCAGTCACACCTTGGGCTGGAGGTGAGCCCTAAACGCTGACTGTGCAGGCTCCTTCCCAAGTGCTCTGTTTACAATGTCACCCATTTAATCCCTGAGCCATAGCTGctccagtgggaaaaaaaaaccctgtagaAGGCCTTTAGGAGGGCTCTGTCTTCCCTGACTGGCTTGACAGAGGTGATGAAAACATTGATGGATGCTGGTCAGTGTGAGATGGATATCAGTCACTGACATCTCATAATGTGAGAGGAGGGCTGCATCTGGCAAGGGGATAATGGAAGCTGATGGGAGTAAGGTAAAAGGGGAACAAAAATGATCAAAGGGGAAGGAAGTGAGGGGAATTACAAAATGTAATGCTGAAGAGACATTATAAAGACAACAAGGGACAGGAATAAGAGAAATCTAGAAAAGTTGaacaaagaaagaggaagaaataggGAGAACAAAAAACTAAATACAGAAAtaccaaaaccagcaaaaatgtTTGACAAGAAGTGAAAAGCTATATGcaaacaaaagaaggaaattttgaTATAATTAATGACgagaaaatatatattgataATGTAGGGTGGTCATGATGAGCAAATTAAATAGGTAACATAAACAACTAGAAGGTAAATAGATAGTTTACATTTTATAGTCCAAAAGAATAATGAAGAGACTAGAACTTCAGCTGATAACTaagttttttaaattagattagACTGATCTAAATTTAACTGAAGGAACATGAAATCAGGTTGGAAGAGCATAGGTGTGCATGCTGCCTTtcttttagaattaaaaaagtTGACATACTGCGTCATTTCAGAAGAAACTTGTGGATTCGGGAACAACTCAGACAATGGCTTAGCTTTCCctatctttaaatattttctttccttaattaCTGGTGGAAGAAAACTAACATGTGGTGAGATTTGAAAAACCACAATTACCATATTAGCTAAGCAAGAGCAGATTTCCTTTCAGAGTTCTAACATATGAACCAAAAATAGCTAACGCACAGATTAACAAATAGTCGTGTTGAAAGGAACAAACTCTTTCCACTTGCCACAGTGTGAAGGTGAAGCACAAAGCACCTGTGGAATAGGCTGGCAATTGAAAGAAACTATGTTGAAAAGGTAAGTTGGACTAGGTGGAATTCACCAAACAGTGAATTCTTCACCTTCTGAAAGATTGTTATTTGAGCTGGATATTGAATATATTGCAGACTAAAAGCACAAGATACATTTAAATTAGAAAGCACCTGATTATGGAACAAGGTGAGCAATAGTTTTTGTAAAGGATCAGCCTCTGATTTATCTTTAATTAAGCATTAAAAGTCTGATGTATATTTTGATGACTCTCATTCCATGAAAATATGTTGATAATATTCCGTTTTTTCACAGGCTAATAATCATGGTATTCCAAAGGTAAGTTGTTGTCTCAGAGAGATGTTGGAAGCTGCTACTAGAAGTGCTTGTCTGAATATGTATTACAATCATGATGGACTTGGTGATTTGGAGTCACAGACGGTTTTGTAATGGAGAgggattttcttcttctgttacTCATTATCTGCTGGTTAAATCACTGCCATGTGTTACATTTGTCTTTGTGCAATGAAGACAGTGCACAAAGATTGCCCAGCTCCATCTCTTCGCTCCTTAAGTTATGAGAAAGAAACACTAGAAATGCTTCAATGAAATATCCCATAATGACACGTCAGCAAATTACATTACCAACAGAATGTGTTCCTCTCtgaatttgctgcttttaacAGGGTTTGAGCCCTTGTTTCAAACTGCCAGAGACTGTGAACAGGAATCTGTGGTTTTCTTCAGACCGTGTTTACAGAAATTGAGTTCTCTCTAAACAGGATTGAGGCTGCTACATGTAGCTATGTTACTACAAAGAGTGCATGCACCTCAGTTTATCAGGAGTAAATGTACTGTGCCTTGCAGCACTTGAGGGACAGGCGATTTCAAAATGAagcttgtgttttctttctaagaAAGTCCAGAAAGTACCTTCCAAGCCTCATCTCAAGTTAATTAGAAGATTTCCATTATTACAATTTGATGTGCAAATAACAAGTTAGCAAACCAGCACAAAAATGCAGTTAAAAGAAAAGTCAGAGCCCCTTTCAGGAAAGGTTCAAAGGATAGCTTAAAAACCTGTGAAGTTTTAATGCTGAAAATTGTTATGAATTATAAAACTATAACTAAAGAGTTAAGAGTACTTCTCTATTGTGATTAAGGATGTCTTAAAAGATTCACAAGGACTTCTGTCTTCACCACTTGTCTCTGCACTGAAACTCCCACATCTTCTTTCCTCCATGTTACTGGACTTTATAAAACCATTTTCAAGGACTAAACTATGTTAATTATGTGATTTAATCACAACCTGCTCCAGATCTGTGATGACAGGGAGTGATTTAGTCCAAACAGCGATAAGGAGgccaaattaattttatagtGACCCTGCTGAAGTTATTTGAATCATAGATAGATTTCACACTTTTTTGCTTTGTATGGATCAAACAGCGAAGATTACTGTTCAGTAATAACAATCAAAACATGCTTTCACCACATATGCATGCACATTTCAGTAAAACAGGACAGTCATTTCAGGGCTTTCAGGTATCTCTGTGTTGctccatgcacacacatattTGGTAATAGCTAAAGTCTTGGATCCTGTGAAAATGAGTAATTGAGAAAATTACATGTACCTGCTTAGATGATTATGAGCCATTACAACATGGTGCTTTAAATGTACTACGTCTCTTTTTGACACCAGAcagcatttttgtttcattcactGGGTGTGGTCAGTGGAAAGAAGCACCAAACTGAAGATGGCAGGGAGCCACTGCTCCTGTGATATGCTCTGTTTAGGAAAAAAGTGAGTGAGCAGAACATCTGTCATCCTGCATTTCTTTAGGTCCAGTGTTCTATTAATTTAATCATATCTTAGAATCTTACAAGACTGTCTAGATTCAtgtcattttacatttttgtttttcctccttcctgctaATGCAAATATCTAAGTTGTGTTCAAACCCAGGTctagaaaagaaacatttctaggttttaaaattcaagaatcatgaaattaaattaaaattcgTTCCAACTAATTTTAGCAACAGACTTGAACAGCATGAAAATGAACAGCAAATGCTTGTGCCAAACAGGCAAATGCAGCCACATTTTACTTATCTACCGACATTTGCATATTTTGTGTTTGCATATCTGGACAAACATTTGGGTTGTGTGCACCTTAGCAtgtaacagattttttttttcttctaaaacagCTGCCAATCAATTTGGTAATTATTACTTGTTTCATTTCACAGTTTTACTCTAAGCAATCTTGTTGATTTAAATTATTGATCTTGAAACTACTCATCTGCATGACATTAAGTGTACCCTTTGCAAAACCAGGTCATCATTCAGGACATTTCTGAGCACAATGACAATTAACATCCTGCTTATTATGATTCTGATTCTAGCTTgatcactttaaaaataatatcatTATATAGGTAGGCTAATAAGTAAATTAACGACATATTCGCCTCcagcttgatttttttcagcacaGCAACATTTTCCTTTACATAAAAAACCAAGTTTTTGCTGTTGCTTGTGAGGAGGAAGTGGTGGTTATTTCAATTTATCTCTGTACCTTTAACTAATGCtgttatttcttgttttctaatTTAGAATGTGCTCTTGTTGAGGCTGATGGTAAATGTGCTTGAGGCAGTCAAAAGAATCACACATCCTCTTTCACCTGGCCATTAGACGATTCTCAAATTGGGTAAGtactaaaataaaataggtAATCTGTAATCTGTGTATATGTCTGGCAAATGTATTAAACTGAATATGTAAGTGGGATTCTACTTACAAGGATGGACTACTCTTAAAAGTACTTAatgactgaatttttttcttcatagaaTTCTGTCTTTTTCCCTAGGTCTGTCTTAAGtcattgtgttttgtttgtatAATTCAAATAGTATATTTGCTCTTAAGATTGCAGTTTAGTCTTATGCTTGAATACTTGCACACTGCTTTCATAGTGAAAAGAAATGTGATGATGTGGATAAAGTGGAAACATACTAAGCTCAAAAATTCAAGgcttatatatttaatattcagaACAAAGGTGGTTTTGAGGTGCACATGCACAGACATGTACTACCCATATGTATTACATAACCAATATTAGGACACACCAtcttatatataaatatatgaaaatttatttttgtatttaccTAATACATTAATGCTAAATGAAGATGTAAATATGCAGATTATAAGTTAAAAAGGTGCCTACTGGAACACTGTTAGAAAGATTTAAATTGAAAAGGATATTTTGTTTATAAGAGCTATGATTCAACTTCCTCAGCAGCCAGTGCATCTTTTTAACAACTTCTGCGAATGCTGTTTCAAATTCAGAAAAGGAAGTCAGCTCAAGAGATTTAAATCAGGTCTAAATCTAATCTCTGCAATTCTGATTTCAGTTTGAGTCCTTTGCTACAACTCTCATACTAACCATCCTCAGGAAGCTTCTGCTGGACAATAGAAGTAATTTTGTGAATAAATGTGTGGCTGGTGGTGCCTTTTTGAATTCCTGTAGGATCAGGAGAACATGCATCTCTCTTATGATGAGTAGCTGTTGTTCCCCATATGAtctctgctgagctcttctGTGAACTAAAGAGACTTTTCTTAGTAATCATCTGAAGAGAGCTCCCTTCTTAGCCCTCCTTGCAGGCTGTGGGAAATACCCATGGCTCCCTTCCTTCTAAAGGCCTTCACCCAGTCACCTTCCTTCTGTATGTTATGCTCATGTTTCAGGGTGTCTTTGTCCAAGTGGAATGAAGAGTGACTTGTAGATAGAAGATATGTTGTCAGACTCTCTTTGTATATTTTAACCATGTTGGTCTTAAAAAGACATGAATGGCACACACTTAGAATGATATTTTTCTTGCAACAATAAAATAACAGTTTCTAAAATAATAACCTAGACAGGTACCCCTTTAATTCTGTCCATCTGAAGAATTTCTGTAGCTGCCAAGTACAAAGGGTAACAGAAACACCAAGCAAGGTCATGAGTATCTGGATGAGATCAGAAAGTGTAAAGCAGTGGACAGTGACTGAAATTGTGCAAAGATGGGCTAGGGGACCACAGCCCCTGTTTAATTGCGTAATGTGCCTGCTGGCCCTATACATCTCTGCACTTCTGACAGACGCCTTTAAGTTGTTTGAGATTTTCTTCAGAAGGTGCTCAAGCACTTTCCAGCTGTCATATTCCTGCAGCTtctaaaaatcagttttgaaaaGCCAGCAGACAAAGCTGGAGAGATAGTTAAAGTTTTGTTTAAAGGGCAAAAAATCCAGATAAGCCGTGGTGCCTTAGCTATATCATGTAGTTTAGGTCTtcacccagctgcagccctcTGTCATGAGCCAGCATGCCCACAGAGTCACCCTCATTATGCTTTTGGAGAGCGTTCTGTCCTTTCCCTCCCCCAATTTCCCCATTGTATCTGGACTTCATCTGCCCCACTTTTGCAAATTCTCTCTCTCGTTTTCAACATTAGGTAATTCCCAAACAAcaaggttttggttttgtagaCTTAAAGCTGACCCATGTGCTCTTCCCAATTGGTAACACGACTagcaaaaaagcacaaaaaccCTAGATAAAACTGCCCTTCACAACCTTGACAAATATGGGACCTCATGTCATCCTGTCCCTGAAATTACTGCTTAAACACTGCTTTGCTGGTAGGTGCAGTTCTCAGACAGCAGCTAgtggaaagaagggaaggacTGAACTCTTGCAAGGCGAGTCTGAGGAATGAAATCTCCTGCCCATGAGGTCCTGTGTGAGGTGGAACAAGTTATTTAAGCCCAACTTCCCACGTGTAGTCGCCAACggcattttccccattttatttttctgtgacttTAGACTCTGTGATCTGATTTGCAGAAGTCTGATCCTGTATGCAAACAGTCAATGGATTTAATCCTTTACCTAGCTGAAGTCCTTAATAATTTTAAGTACTCTTAGAAGTGATGTTGAGGGGGATACATGTCTCAAACTGAACCTTAAGTGATACTTAACTCTAATGACTCAGATTCTCCCTTTTAAACAAAGATGGTAATACTTCTTCACCACAGGGCATTGTGCAAATTAAGTAAGCCCCATCTGTAAAACACTTAGGTATCACAGTgataaaaaaaacaatttttttcatagtGTGCTGTCTGAACTGCACACTGAACATTGCACGGTGAATCTGTGCATTGAGCCAAGACAAAATATGAGTGCTCGGTCTGTTCATACATTGTGTACTATCCTTTGCACTATAAGAAGATATTATTCTTTTGCTCTTCTATTACTTCATTAGTGTaataaaaaaggacaaataagATGTTGAAAGTGCTGAGACACTGATAAAGGGTCAGAGTGGGGAAAAAGGGTAAATTGTTGCATTACTGTTATGAAGTGTACTAAGGGAGTGCTgtttatattttccatatttccCTTAGAACATGGATTGCTATTGTCATACAGAAGTTCtcaaagtaaaatttaatttattctgatttcttgTATGCAAATTCAATGTGAAGTAGCGGTCACATATTCTCATATATAATTTATTAGCCTATGAAAAAACATTCAATATTTAAGTCTGTGCTCTTAATAATACTGATAAAACCCATTCTCTTTCTACAACTGCACATTTTGTAGAGATGTGTGATTTGTTAACATGCTCCAGTGATGCGATTCTGTTTTGAGTAGGTTTTATTCccaattttgtttttctactcGTTCAGACTTCTTGTGCTGGTTTTCTGATCCAAtctactttattttcttttcagaaatacttgggaaaatattttgaggtcCTTCTGAACATATTTTTCTGAGAAGTGTACTGCCAAAATGAATTTTGTAAGTACCTAATTGATAAACTCTGTTAGTATATCAATAAAACAATGACTCTATAAGACCCAGTTCCTTAAGGCTGCAGATCCAAACGCTGTAATTTCAGGACTGAAAATTTGAAAAGATGTTTCTGTCAGCAGAGTTCACTGTCAAAGCACACTGTTTATTGGATTTTCACTACAGGTGTGGTGTTTGTGGTGCAGGTAAATGTCAGGCTAGCTAGCATAAACTGCCTCTCTAGCTGGTAGAGAGAAGTAATCAATTTTGGGCTTGATTTAGTCAAGCTACATTAGTATGAAATGCATAGCATGCTAGAAAGGCCTGTTTGCCTTGTGTGATGGTAAAGGAAGACTAGACTAATTTGAATTCAGAATTTTACACTGTGGAGTCTTCTGTGACAGCAGACTTGTCCTTTCTGCacaatgtatttaaatattagGGCCTTTGGGATATCCAAAAGGATTATTTccacatttgtattttaagtaTGATTTTAAGAAATTTCCTAGATAGTTCTTACAAGCTTTGTCTATAGTGTTAAATGCATTTGTAATTGGAATGTGTGGCCAGTTATTTATAATGTTTCTACCATAAAGATAAAGATTAACATCTGTGTGTTGACTGGTGTTCTCCTTTGCTACAGACAGACCTTCGTACCACAGATTACCCCTATTATTCAGACTATGCTTCTCTGATCACGCCACCTTGTTCTAAGCTGGAAGTCAGGAACTTCACAAAAGCATTTCTGCCAATTGCATACTCATTGATTTGTATCATCGGCTTCTTTGGTAATATCTTTGTGGTGATGACCTTTGCTTTATACGAAAGAGCCAAGTCTATGACGGATGTGTACCTCTTCAACATGGCCATAGCAGACATACTGTTTGTTCTTACTCTTCCCCTGTGGGCAATGAATTATGCTGCTGATGAATGGCTTTTTGGTGATGTCATTTGCAAAATGACTAGAGGTATCTATGCAATCAACTTCAGCTGTGGCATGCTGCTTTTGGCCTTTATCAGCGTGGACCGGTACATTGCTATCGTGCAGGCAACAAAGTCCTTTAAACTCAGGGCAAGGACTCTCGCACATAGTAAACTCATTTGTTTGGCTGTGTGGATATCATCAATTTTAATCTCTAGTCCCTCTTTTCTGTACAATGAAAGTTACAGCTTCTCCATGAACGAAACCAAAGAGATTTGTGATCACAGATCTGCCAGAGTGTCTGAAAGCACAACACTGAAATCGCTGCTGCTATGGCTACAAGttgcatttggattttttatACCTTTCATATTCATGTTTTTTTGCTACACCTTCATTGTCAAATCCTTACAACAAGCTCAGAAttccaaaagaaacaaagcaattcGTGTGATTGTGTTAATTGTCACTGTTTTCCTAGCTTGCCAGGTACCATATAACATTGTTCTTCTCATAACAGCTGTCAACATGGGCAAGATTGACAAATCTTGTGACAGTGACAAGATAATGGCTTACGCAAAATACACCACTGAAGCCATAGCATTTTTACACTGCTGTGTGAACCCTGTGCTCTATGCGTTCATTGGAGTGAAGTTCAGAAGTTATTTTGTGAAGCTAATGAAGGACCTATGGTGCAAGAGACACAAGAAAGACAATAAACGTAGTTCAAGGACAAACTCTGATACTTATCATTCAAGACAGACTAGTGAAATTCTGACTGACAATGGATCATCTTTTACTATATAATACAATTTGAACAACGTTAGGACTGAAGGACTCTTCTCACCAAGGAACCCAAACCAATGTCACTGTGCATGTGACAGCAAGTCATCTGAGCTTCTCTGTGCCTCTAAATGAGATCCAATGATCTACACCTCCtttcaggaaattaatttagatGAAGGAATAATAGTCTCCTGTGTAAAACTAAAGACTTATTCACTTCTCTTAATGCTCTTCTAAACTACATCCTCTTGAAATTATAAAGAAAGTGAAATTTAAAGAGGAACCCTCGTCATTGTGTAAGGAAAAATTGCATCTCATCTGTCCCACAACACTGAAATATCCCCAAAATAATAAGTAAATGAATAAGGTTACATCTAGGCTCtttcttacatttattttgtttctgttaatTACTTCTGCCTGGAAATCTAGTGAAGTGTAGCTCTCGACTGTGCTTCTATTGCAGACAGGTCACATTGTGACAATACTAACCCAAAGAGATGGCATTTGAGCAAAGCATGACAAGGAATACaaactgcaaaatgaaaaaaaaaaa from Molothrus ater isolate BHLD 08-10-18 breed brown headed cowbird chromosome 3, BPBGC_Mater_1.1, whole genome shotgun sequence harbors:
- the CCR6 gene encoding C-C chemokine receptor type 6, which translates into the protein MNFTDLRTTDYPYYSDYASLITPPCSKLEVRNFTKAFLPIAYSLICIIGFFGNIFVVMTFALYERAKSMTDVYLFNMAIADILFVLTLPLWAMNYAADEWLFGDVICKMTRGIYAINFSCGMLLLAFISVDRYIAIVQATKSFKLRARTLAHSKLICLAVWISSILISSPSFLYNESYSFSMNETKEICDHRSARVSESTTLKSLLLWLQVAFGFFIPFIFMFFCYTFIVKSLQQAQNSKRNKAIRVIVLIVTVFLACQVPYNIVLLITAVNMGKIDKSCDSDKIMAYAKYTTEAIAFLHCCVNPVLYAFIGVKFRSYFVKLMKDLWCKRHKKDNKRSSRTNSDTYHSRQTSEILTDNGSSFTI